One window of Halopelagius longus genomic DNA carries:
- the ftsZ gene encoding cell division protein FtsZ — MQDIVREAMERDEEEKQAADMADDDDGFGDPRIVIVGCGGAGNNTINRLYNIGVDGAETVAINTDKQHLKMIEADTKILVGKSLTQGLGAGGDPSMGERATEMAQGTVKEVLGNADLVFVTAGMGGGTGTGAAPVVSKIAKEQGAIVVGMVSTPFNVERARTVKAEEGLEKLRNEADSIIVLDNNRLLDYVPNLPIGKAFSVMDQIIAETVKGISETITQPSLINLDYADMSTIMNQGGVAVMLVGETQDKNKTQEVVNDAMNHPLLDVDYRGASGGLVHITGGPDLTLKEAEGIANNITERLEASANVIWGARIQDEYKGKVRVMAIMTGVQSAQVLGPTTQKQADKSRQSLESPSEFDASNNVEAPNPSGRSGTSGRSNTGGSWQSDGGRDQSEESNGLDVIR, encoded by the coding sequence ATGCAGGATATCGTCCGCGAGGCCATGGAACGCGACGAGGAAGAGAAACAGGCCGCCGACATGGCCGACGACGACGACGGATTCGGTGACCCCCGAATCGTCATCGTGGGCTGCGGCGGCGCTGGAAACAACACGATCAATCGCCTCTACAACATCGGCGTCGACGGTGCCGAGACGGTGGCCATCAACACCGACAAACAGCACCTGAAGATGATAGAGGCCGACACGAAGATTCTCGTCGGCAAGTCCCTCACGCAGGGTCTCGGCGCGGGCGGCGACCCCTCGATGGGCGAGCGCGCGACCGAGATGGCCCAAGGGACCGTCAAAGAGGTCCTCGGTAACGCCGACCTCGTGTTCGTCACCGCCGGCATGGGTGGCGGCACCGGGACCGGTGCGGCGCCCGTCGTCTCGAAGATCGCCAAAGAGCAGGGAGCCATCGTCGTGGGCATGGTCTCGACGCCGTTCAACGTCGAGCGCGCGCGCACGGTGAAGGCCGAGGAAGGACTGGAGAAACTCCGCAACGAGGCGGACTCCATCATCGTCCTCGACAACAACCGCCTGCTGGACTACGTGCCCAACCTCCCCATCGGGAAGGCGTTCTCCGTGATGGACCAGATCATCGCGGAGACGGTCAAGGGCATCTCCGAGACCATCACCCAGCCCTCGCTCATCAACCTGGACTACGCGGACATGTCCACCATCATGAACCAGGGCGGCGTCGCGGTGATGCTCGTCGGCGAGACGCAGGACAAGAACAAGACCCAAGAGGTGGTCAACGACGCGATGAACCACCCGCTTCTCGACGTGGACTACCGGGGCGCATCCGGCGGCCTCGTCCACATAACCGGCGGCCCCGACCTCACACTCAAGGAGGCCGAGGGTATCGCGAACAACATCACCGAACGCCTCGAAGCGTCCGCGAACGTCATCTGGGGCGCTCGCATTCAGGACGAGTACAAGGGCAAGGTACGCGTCATGGCCATCATGACCGGCGTCCAGTCGGCGCAGGTCCTCGGCCCGACGACCCAGAAGCAGGCCGACAAGTCGCGACAGAGCCTCGAGTCGCCTTCGGAGTTCGACGCGAGCAACAACGTCGAAGCCCCGAACCCGTCCGGTCGGTCCGGCACGTCCGGTCGGTCCAACACCGGCGGGTCGTGGCAGTCCGACGGCGGGCGCGACCAGTCCGAAGAGAGCAACGGGCTGGACGTTATCCGCTAA
- a CDS encoding ribbon-helix-helix domain-containing protein yields MERVTLRIPKQQIEEVERMVETGEFPNRSEAIRSAVREMLNEQQSENREHSGKRTWAKV; encoded by the coding sequence ATGGAGCGTGTGACACTACGAATTCCGAAGCAGCAGATCGAGGAAGTTGAACGCATGGTCGAAACCGGGGAATTCCCGAACCGGAGCGAGGCCATCCGTTCAGCGGTGCGCGAGATGCTCAACGAACAGCAGTCCGAGAACCGCGAACACTCGGGCAAGCGAACCTGGGCCAAGGTGTAG
- a CDS encoding helix-turn-helix domain-containing protein has translation MTSIADFLMPAAAFPLGRVFEERPEVRLELDRVVPNADTVMPFFWVHYPGDEMEDILAVFDDLPELRSVVLMEDLGDKGLFRAEWDPDYMGIMGAIAATDVTVVSASGAESGWTFELRARSAESFSQFQRYCDDHEIPVRLTRLSRLTETTTGSGYDLTEEQYEALVLAFERGYYDEPRRTNLEELASELGISRPSLSARLKRGYRNLLTATIVDTDPS, from the coding sequence ATGACGTCCATAGCCGACTTCCTCATGCCCGCCGCCGCCTTCCCGTTGGGGAGGGTCTTCGAAGAACGGCCGGAGGTGCGACTGGAACTCGACCGCGTGGTTCCGAACGCGGACACGGTGATGCCGTTCTTCTGGGTGCACTACCCCGGAGACGAGATGGAGGACATCTTGGCGGTGTTCGACGACCTCCCGGAGTTGCGGTCGGTCGTCCTGATGGAGGACTTAGGCGACAAGGGACTGTTCCGCGCGGAGTGGGACCCCGACTACATGGGCATCATGGGGGCTATCGCCGCGACGGACGTGACCGTCGTCTCCGCTAGCGGGGCGGAGTCGGGGTGGACGTTCGAACTCCGCGCCCGGTCCGCGGAGTCGTTCTCGCAGTTCCAACGCTACTGCGACGACCACGAGATACCCGTGCGACTCACCCGCCTCAGCAGACTCACCGAGACGACGACCGGTTCGGGCTACGACCTGACCGAAGAGCAGTACGAGGCGTTGGTCCTCGCCTTCGAGCGGGGGTACTACGACGAACCGCGGCGGACGAATCTGGAGGAACTCGCCTCGGAACTCGGCATCTCGCGTCCGTCGCTCTCGGCGCGCCTCAAGCGGGGATACCGCAACCTCCTCACGGCGACTATCGTCGATACTGACCCCTCGTAG
- a CDS encoding DUF5789 family protein produces the protein MAQDDSDDLAERDIRDANDRRHERTEHVENILKETDTSLDDHKYPATSEELSRAYGDQTTDLPNETESLGSVFDRLDDEYDTAQEAREAVYNELTGEAMSDRTPEGGVNAAEANDQRNLEEIDDVEKDRTDDA, from the coding sequence ATGGCACAGGACGACTCCGACGACTTGGCGGAACGGGACATCCGAGACGCGAACGACCGCAGACACGAACGCACGGAACACGTCGAGAACATCCTCAAAGAGACGGACACCTCCCTCGACGACCACAAGTACCCCGCGACCAGCGAGGAACTCTCCCGCGCGTACGGAGACCAGACCACGGACCTGCCGAACGAGACGGAGTCGCTCGGAAGCGTCTTCGACCGCCTCGACGACGAGTACGACACGGCCCAAGAGGCGCGCGAGGCCGTCTACAACGAACTGACCGGCGAGGCGATGTCGGACCGCACGCCCGAGGGCGGCGTCAACGCGGCGGAGGCGAACGACCAGCGAAACCTCGAAGAGATAGACGACGTCGAGAAGGACCGCACGGACGACGCCTGA
- a CDS encoding peroxiredoxin family protein: MTLEQTQAPDFTLENTGGGETTLSETLDSGPTVLLVNRGHWCSFCAEQLQTFSEVSYDLWFNDGIDVVPVVTDPMDEVTEMRDRFDLDIQLLADPDGTVAEQYSGTEETSHGLTGVAATYVVDEDGTVRYEQVADHPADRTYGNWVRYFIRNDYEDPFEG, encoded by the coding sequence GTGACTCTCGAACAGACGCAAGCGCCCGACTTCACGCTCGAAAACACCGGCGGCGGCGAAACGACGCTCTCGGAGACGCTCGACTCCGGACCGACCGTCCTCCTCGTCAACCGCGGCCACTGGTGTAGCTTCTGCGCCGAACAACTCCAGACGTTCAGCGAGGTGTCGTACGACCTGTGGTTCAACGACGGCATAGACGTCGTTCCCGTCGTGACGGACCCGATGGACGAGGTGACGGAGATGCGCGACCGCTTCGACCTCGACATCCAACTGCTCGCCGACCCCGACGGTACCGTCGCAGAGCAGTACAGCGGAACCGAGGAGACGAGCCACGGACTCACGGGCGTCGCCGCGACGTACGTCGTCGACGAGGACGGGACCGTCCGGTACGAACAGGTCGCGGACCACCCCGCCGACCGAACGTACGGGAACTGGGTCCGGTACTTCATCCGCAACGACTACGAGGATCCGTTCGAGGGGTGA
- a CDS encoding aldo/keto reductase gives MDHRPLGTTGYDVTEIGLGTWQLGGDWGDVSDEAGRDAVRAALDEGIDFLDTADVYGDGRSERLVGEVVEEYDAWDDVTVATKAGRRLDPHEADGYTAENLERFVDRSRENLGVDSLDLLQLHCPPREVYYRPEVFDALADLRDDGKLSHYGVSVEKVEEGLKAIEYPGVETVQIIFNPFRQRPAEVFFREAKRRNVGVIVRVPLASGLLTGALSRDTEFPEDDHRNYNREGDAFDVGETFAGVPFEEGLAAAEELDAVVPEGTTLAQFTLRWILSFDAVSTIIPGSLNPDHIADNVAAASLPPLSADQLERVESVYDERVREHVHHRW, from the coding sequence ATGGACCACCGACCGCTCGGAACGACGGGCTACGACGTGACCGAAATCGGACTCGGGACGTGGCAACTCGGCGGCGACTGGGGCGACGTGTCGGACGAGGCGGGGCGCGACGCCGTCCGCGCGGCGTTGGACGAGGGCATCGATTTCCTCGATACCGCGGACGTGTACGGCGACGGCCGGAGCGAACGACTCGTCGGCGAGGTCGTAGAGGAGTACGACGCCTGGGACGACGTGACCGTCGCCACGAAGGCGGGCCGCCGTCTCGACCCTCACGAGGCCGACGGCTACACCGCCGAGAACCTCGAACGGTTCGTCGACCGGAGTCGCGAGAACCTCGGCGTCGATTCGCTGGACCTCCTTCAACTCCACTGCCCGCCCCGCGAGGTGTACTACCGCCCCGAGGTGTTCGACGCCCTCGCGGACCTGCGGGACGACGGCAAACTCTCCCACTACGGCGTGAGCGTCGAGAAAGTCGAGGAGGGACTGAAGGCCATCGAGTATCCGGGCGTCGAGACGGTGCAGATAATCTTCAATCCGTTCCGTCAGCGTCCCGCCGAGGTGTTCTTCCGCGAGGCGAAGCGACGGAACGTGGGCGTCATCGTCCGCGTTCCCCTCGCTTCGGGCCTCCTCACGGGCGCGCTCTCGCGGGATACCGAGTTCCCCGAGGACGACCACCGCAACTACAACCGCGAGGGCGACGCGTTCGACGTGGGCGAGACGTTCGCGGGCGTCCCCTTCGAGGAGGGACTGGCGGCGGCGGAGGAACTGGACGCCGTCGTCCCCGAAGGTACGACGCTGGCGCAGTTCACGCTCCGGTGGATTCTCTCGTTCGACGCCGTCTCGACGATCATCCCCGGGTCGCTGAACCCCGACCACATCGCCGACAACGTCGCCGCCGCGTCGCTTCCGCCCCTCTCTGCGGACCAACTCGAACGCGTCGAGTCGGTGTACGACGAACGCGTGCGCGAACACGTCCACCACCGCTGGTGA
- a CDS encoding DNA glycosylase family protein, translating into MAVAKRTSLALPVAPPYDFRRSVEYFDQFAPAAGGTARHRDAVVTGGFAPEPFVARLRADESGLVHARVEWIEEPGDGSAVAERLDSFLSLSDDLSPLYDAAASDPAFARAVADLYGYHHVRFPTPFEAACWAVLSRRTPTLTALRRKRSLAESAGRVVSVDGLRPPRRPASGDVEESPLRLFPTPERVAAASDAVRETLDDDPARAVLGAAAAFESEDLSALSSRSLVARLCEIRGFDPRSATFVARRGFGRTSLLPVRERRLRTAVADLYGLDDATDDDIVRLSDPYGDSRGYWAHYVRAWASLRGDGGGGDGGRDGDD; encoded by the coding sequence ATGGCAGTTGCGAAGCGGACGAGTCTCGCGCTTCCCGTCGCGCCGCCGTACGACTTCCGGCGGTCGGTCGAGTACTTCGACCAGTTCGCGCCCGCGGCCGGCGGCACCGCCCGCCATCGCGACGCCGTCGTCACGGGCGGGTTCGCCCCCGAACCGTTCGTCGCCCGCCTCCGCGCGGACGAGTCGGGTCTCGTCCACGCCCGCGTGGAGTGGATCGAAGAACCGGGCGACGGGAGCGCGGTTGCGGAGCGCCTCGATTCGTTCCTTTCTCTCTCCGACGACCTCTCGCCGTTGTACGACGCCGCCGCCTCGGACCCGGCGTTCGCCCGCGCCGTCGCCGACCTGTACGGCTACCACCACGTCCGCTTTCCGACGCCGTTCGAGGCCGCCTGTTGGGCCGTCCTCTCCCGCCGGACGCCGACGCTGACGGCCCTCCGGCGGAAACGGTCGCTCGCGGAGTCGGCCGGTCGCGTCGTCTCCGTCGACGGACTGCGCCCGCCCCGCCGGCCCGCGTCCGGCGACGTCGAGGAGTCGCCCCTCCGACTGTTTCCGACGCCGGAACGCGTCGCGGCGGCGTCCGACGCGGTCCGCGAAACGCTGGACGACGACCCCGCGCGGGCCGTCCTCGGGGCCGCGGCGGCGTTCGAGAGCGAGGACCTCTCGGCGCTGTCGTCGCGGAGTCTCGTCGCCCGCCTCTGCGAGATTCGAGGGTTCGACCCGCGGTCGGCCACCTTCGTCGCCCGCCGCGGGTTCGGCCGAACGTCGCTCCTCCCCGTCCGAGAGCGTCGCCTCCGGACGGCCGTCGCCGACCTGTACGGCCTCGACGACGCCACCGACGACGACATCGTGCGGTTGAGCGACCCTTACGGCGACAGTCGGGGGTACTGGGCGCACTACGTCCGCGCGTGGGCGTCCCTCCGCGGCGACGGCGGCGGTGGCGACGGTGGCCGCGACGGCGACGACTGA
- a CDS encoding CobD/CbiB family cobalamin biosynthesis protein: MPLTATAAVGLAAVLDAAFAEPPAGVHPVARFGRLVGAVDREWSRPRLVGVAAAASLPLLFAGAGAGAVALGSALDPRIGALLAGLVLFSTTSLRMLLDSAREVVAEADADVDAARLSLRSLAGRDASALDAAHLRSAAVESVAENLADGLVAPLAAFAVCAPVSLSLAAGAAAWVKGVNTLDSMLGYRSKPVGWAPARLDDAVMWLPARLSAVLVAVAAGTPTLVASDRVRSLARRPASPNSGWPMAAMAAALPARLTKPGAYDLDPGAAAGGPSSSLPSADDAARAVAVTRRAGLLAVALAGVIAWF, from the coding sequence GTGCCCCTGACCGCAACCGCGGCGGTGGGCCTCGCGGCCGTCTTGGACGCCGCGTTCGCCGAACCGCCCGCAGGCGTCCATCCGGTCGCGCGGTTCGGCCGCCTCGTGGGCGCGGTGGACCGCGAGTGGTCCCGTCCCCGACTCGTCGGCGTCGCCGCCGCCGCCTCGCTCCCACTCCTCTTCGCTGGCGCGGGCGCGGGCGCCGTCGCCCTCGGGTCGGCGCTCGACCCCCGAATCGGCGCGCTCCTCGCCGGACTCGTCCTCTTCTCGACGACGAGTCTCAGGATGCTCCTCGATTCCGCCCGCGAGGTGGTCGCCGAGGCGGACGCCGACGTCGACGCCGCGCGCCTGTCGCTCCGCTCTCTGGCCGGGCGCGACGCCTCCGCGTTGGACGCCGCGCACCTCCGCTCTGCGGCCGTCGAGAGCGTCGCGGAGAACCTCGCGGACGGCCTCGTCGCGCCCCTCGCGGCCTTCGCCGTCTGCGCGCCCGTCTCGCTCTCCCTCGCCGCCGGGGCGGCCGCGTGGGTGAAAGGCGTCAACACGCTCGACTCGATGCTCGGCTACCGGTCGAAGCCGGTCGGGTGGGCTCCCGCCCGTCTGGACGACGCCGTCATGTGGCTTCCGGCGCGCCTCTCGGCCGTCCTCGTGGCCGTCGCCGCCGGGACGCCGACGCTCGTCGCGTCCGACCGGGTTCGCTCGCTGGCCCGGCGGCCCGCCTCGCCGAACTCGGGGTGGCCGATGGCGGCGATGGCGGCGGCGCTCCCGGCGCGACTGACGAAACCGGGCGCGTACGACCTCGACCCGGGCGCGGCCGCCGGGGGGCCGTCCTCGTCGCTTCCCTCCGCCGACGACGCCGCCCGCGCCGTCGCGGTGACGCGCCGCGCCGGACTGCTCGCCGTCGCCCTCGCGGGGGTGATCGCGTGGTTCTGA
- a CDS encoding double zinc ribbon domain-containing protein — MSKITFRADDDLVERLEGLDTSKSEVMRDALRTYLDRAERESSDADRSGATGTIDAALAAYVDELVTERVDELLATRLGERRTPPRDVNVNLTVEGAKTVENGVNAGESADGASEARKTEADEDRTAAESRTDACEKCGEEVSDEHVYCPNCGEKANHRVFCECGDELRSDWAFCPGCGRRTSAADVLERP; from the coding sequence ATGAGTAAAATAACGTTCCGCGCCGACGACGACCTCGTCGAGCGACTGGAGGGGTTAGACACCTCCAAGAGCGAGGTGATGCGCGACGCGTTGCGTACGTACCTCGACCGGGCGGAGCGTGAGTCGTCCGACGCCGACCGGTCGGGCGCGACTGGCACCATCGACGCCGCACTCGCCGCGTACGTCGACGAACTCGTCACCGAACGAGTCGACGAACTACTCGCCACGCGCCTCGGCGAGCGACGGACGCCGCCGCGCGACGTAAACGTCAACCTCACCGTCGAGGGAGCGAAAACCGTCGAAAACGGCGTAAACGCCGGCGAGAGCGCCGACGGCGCGTCCGAGGCGCGTAAGACAGAGGCCGACGAGGACCGGACGGCCGCCGAGAGTCGAACGGACGCCTGCGAGAAGTGCGGCGAGGAGGTGTCCGACGAACACGTGTACTGTCCGAACTGCGGCGAGAAAGCGAACCATCGGGTGTTCTGCGAGTGCGGGGACGAACTCCGCTCCGACTGGGCGTTCTGCCCCGGATGCGGCCGCCGCACCTCCGCGGCGGACGTGCTCGAACGCCCGTAA
- a CDS encoding Gfo/Idh/MocA family protein produces the protein MEDDRSFTTPLQMGVIGLGYIGTTVGGEFDAHPDVSVTALCDVNESARKQGGETFHVPESSQYEDYQRMYDEEAELDAVLVGTPHTLHYEQVSAAFDAGLHVYCDKPMTTDLETARELYERSQESEEMLMVGYQRHLNPSFRSARKRWKGPDRWPNWLTAEVTQDWVDRFEGTWRQDPDLSGGGYLYDTGSHLLDAILWTTGLTPTAVSADMQFIDDEQRVDGVGSLRIKFEEGATATVSVNGDAPATREHIHVWDDEGAVYLEGREWEPRNLKTIDPDSTEHVPYVDFEKQHNRAADFLRALRDGTDPPATAHDGLRVTAVTEAAYESARADGEWVDIDIDSVAEATAETTPNSSDASDD, from the coding sequence ATGGAGGACGACCGCTCTTTCACGACGCCGCTACAGATGGGAGTCATCGGGCTGGGATACATCGGGACCACCGTCGGGGGTGAGTTCGACGCGCATCCGGACGTCAGCGTCACCGCGCTCTGCGACGTGAACGAGTCCGCGCGGAAGCAGGGCGGCGAGACGTTCCACGTCCCGGAGTCCTCGCAGTACGAGGACTACCAGCGGATGTACGACGAGGAGGCGGAGTTGGACGCGGTGCTCGTCGGGACGCCCCACACGCTCCACTACGAGCAGGTGTCCGCCGCGTTCGACGCCGGCCTCCACGTCTACTGCGACAAGCCGATGACGACGGACTTGGAGACGGCCCGGGAGTTGTACGAACGGTCCCAAGAGAGCGAGGAGATGCTGATGGTCGGCTACCAGCGTCACCTCAACCCCTCGTTCCGGTCGGCCCGGAAGCGATGGAAGGGCCCCGACCGGTGGCCGAACTGGCTCACCGCCGAGGTGACGCAGGACTGGGTGGACCGCTTCGAGGGGACGTGGCGGCAGGACCCCGACCTGAGCGGCGGCGGGTACCTCTACGACACCGGGAGCCACCTGCTCGACGCCATCCTCTGGACCACCGGCCTGACGCCGACGGCCGTCTCCGCCGACATGCAGTTCATCGACGACGAGCAACGCGTCGACGGCGTCGGAAGCCTGCGCATCAAGTTCGAGGAGGGCGCGACGGCCACCGTCTCGGTGAACGGCGACGCCCCCGCGACGCGCGAGCACATCCACGTCTGGGACGACGAGGGCGCGGTGTACCTCGAAGGCCGCGAGTGGGAGCCTCGCAACCTGAAGACCATCGACCCCGACAGCACCGAGCACGTCCCGTACGTGGACTTCGAGAAGCAGCACAACCGCGCGGCTGACTTCCTGCGCGCACTCCGCGACGGGACGGACCCGCCCGCGACGGCCCACGACGGTCTGCGCGTCACCGCCGTCACCGAGGCGGCCTACGAGTCGGCCCGCGCCGACGGCGAGTGGGTGGACATCGACATCGACTCCGTCGCCGAGGCGACGGCCGAGACGACGCCGAACTCGTCGGACGCATCGGACGACTGA
- a CDS encoding HAD family hydrolase, producing the protein MAVSFDLFGTLVSVDRTADPAAAVAAELRERGVAVPADWAEAYGDVHVDAPEGAEVPLPAHVAAALRSRGVEVPANAARRAVVAAFDPDVETRPGTAEAVAAAAERGPVGLLSNCSVPELVARTTIRADFDRDAFDATVTSVACGWRKPHPEAFRTLATRLDVAPQTLVHVGDDPEADGGVEAVGGRFVDVSEVPLETLAARLRDGGDPCP; encoded by the coding sequence GTGGCAGTCTCTTTCGACCTCTTCGGAACCCTCGTCTCCGTGGACCGCACCGCAGACCCCGCGGCGGCGGTGGCGGCGGAACTCCGCGAACGGGGCGTCGCCGTCCCGGCCGACTGGGCCGAGGCGTACGGCGACGTCCACGTGGACGCCCCCGAGGGCGCGGAAGTCCCCCTCCCGGCGCACGTCGCCGCCGCCCTGCGCTCTCGCGGCGTCGAGGTGCCCGCGAACGCCGCCCGGCGGGCCGTCGTCGCCGCCTTCGACCCCGATGTGGAGACGCGTCCCGGCACGGCGGAGGCCGTCGCCGCGGCGGCGGAACGCGGTCCCGTGGGTCTCCTCTCGAACTGTTCGGTCCCCGAACTCGTCGCGCGGACGACCATCCGCGCGGACTTCGACCGCGACGCGTTCGACGCGACGGTGACGAGCGTCGCCTGCGGGTGGCGAAAGCCCCACCCCGAGGCGTTCCGCACGCTGGCGACCCGACTGGACGTCGCCCCCCAGACGCTCGTCCACGTCGGCGACGACCCGGAGGCGGACGGCGGCGTCGAGGCCGTCGGCGGGCGGTTCGTGGACGTTTCCGAGGTACCGCTGGAGACGCTGGCGGCGCGTCTCCGCGACGGGGGGGACCCGTGCCCCTGA
- a CDS encoding HalOD1 output domain-containing protein, giving the protein MSNSTGRSKPSPFAYDISPKESPSNAVVSAVAAVAGYRPVATEPAGEGDTAPVLDPLYSVIDPDALDEMFRDDGSPAISGRVRFSYHDCDVAVLSDGVVEVTPPE; this is encoded by the coding sequence ATGTCAAATTCTACGGGACGAAGCAAGCCGTCTCCGTTCGCATACGATATCTCCCCGAAGGAGTCTCCGAGTAACGCAGTCGTCTCGGCTGTGGCCGCGGTAGCGGGGTACAGACCCGTCGCGACCGAACCCGCGGGCGAGGGCGACACCGCCCCCGTACTCGACCCCCTGTACAGCGTCATCGACCCGGACGCCCTCGACGAGATGTTCCGAGACGACGGGTCGCCCGCCATCTCCGGCCGAGTCCGGTTCAGTTACCACGACTGCGACGTCGCCGTTCTCAGCGACGGCGTGGTGGAGGTCACTCCGCCGGAGTGA
- a CDS encoding M24 family metallopeptidase encodes MTTRLPDSEFETRLTLVRGRLADADADAGVWFDATSIEYLTGFHHVQTERPVVLAVTEDRVEITVPRLEVERVSETPTIDEVHHYFDYPGGDPTETAAEMLRGLGAERVAADADGAPGVMGFRGPSLSAFLDVETQNWVGRMRWEKSDAEIDCIRESAKWANLGHRRLAEYTEVGAHPATVSQRASMEASRAMLDTLGDRYAVRVRGDGPVTAGYVSGRETALPHGHTPNERLSEGDVIITGATANVDGYYSELERTMFVGDPSPEDAHYFEVMLEAQSVAIDALGPDVEIAYVDDAVTEYFEEQGVADLARHHVGHNIGLDGHEPPYIDGGWTDHAAADYAAASEGDERMAPGHVYTVEPGIYTEEAGYRHSDTVVVTENGTETMTYYPRDLESNVIR; translated from the coding sequence ATGACGACTCGTCTCCCCGACTCCGAGTTCGAAACCCGCCTCACGCTCGTCCGCGGCCGACTCGCCGACGCGGACGCCGACGCGGGGGTGTGGTTCGACGCGACGAGCATCGAGTACCTCACGGGCTTTCACCACGTCCAGACGGAGCGACCGGTCGTCCTCGCGGTGACCGAGGACCGCGTCGAAATCACCGTCCCCCGCCTCGAAGTCGAACGCGTCTCCGAGACGCCGACCATCGACGAGGTTCACCACTACTTCGACTACCCCGGCGGCGACCCCACGGAGACGGCGGCGGAGATGCTCCGCGGACTCGGCGCGGAACGCGTCGCCGCAGACGCCGACGGCGCGCCGGGCGTCATGGGCTTTCGCGGCCCGTCGCTGTCCGCGTTTCTCGACGTCGAGACGCAGAACTGGGTCGGACGGATGCGCTGGGAGAAGTCCGACGCCGAAATCGACTGCATCCGCGAGTCGGCGAAGTGGGCCAACCTCGGGCACCGCCGCCTCGCCGAGTACACCGAAGTCGGCGCGCACCCCGCCACCGTCTCCCAACGCGCCTCGATGGAGGCGTCGCGCGCGATGCTCGATACCCTCGGCGACCGGTACGCCGTCCGCGTCCGCGGCGACGGCCCCGTGACCGCAGGGTACGTAAGCGGCCGCGAGACGGCGCTTCCGCACGGCCACACGCCGAACGAACGTCTCTCCGAGGGCGACGTGATAATCACCGGCGCGACGGCGAACGTCGACGGCTACTACTCCGAACTCGAACGCACGATGTTCGTCGGCGACCCCTCGCCGGAGGACGCCCACTACTTCGAGGTGATGCTCGAAGCCCAGTCCGTCGCCATCGACGCTCTCGGCCCGGACGTCGAGATAGCGTACGTGGACGACGCCGTCACCGAGTACTTCGAAGAACAGGGCGTGGCCGACTTAGCCCGCCACCACGTCGGACACAACATCGGCCTCGACGGGCACGAACCGCCGTACATCGACGGCGGGTGGACGGACCACGCGGCCGCGGACTACGCCGCCGCCTCCGAGGGTGACGAGCGGATGGCACCGGGACACGTCTACACCGTCGAACCCGGCATCTACACCGAGGAGGCGGGTTACCGCCACTCCGACACCGTCGTGGTCACCGAGAACGGGACGGAGACGATGACGTACTACCCACGGGACCTCGAATCGAACGTGATCCGGTAG